The Phoenix dactylifera cultivar Barhee BC4 chromosome 15, palm_55x_up_171113_PBpolish2nd_filt_p, whole genome shotgun sequence genome contains a region encoding:
- the LOC103716290 gene encoding protein NODULATION SIGNALING PATHWAY 1-like: MIFEEGPDFNLTTHDHNLLDWSEDSISYIPSFLDDPYTLPDAIAGCECWPQDQEEANLIHSPPSTTPVVAPPTTSPPSLPQPEFSKKRKLPTSSTTLDKAAAHQNRRRTVADSGDEDDGVSEEDGEITRKQGNGRKGERKGNGGNSGSGNKEVRWAEHLLNPCATAIEAANLSRVYHLLYVLQELACTSGDANHRLAAYGLRALTRHLSSAGIAAAAAGVPGQGGGPADDSPSFASTEPKLFRSALIKFHEVSPWFALPNSLANASILQAVTLDSSNQRPRPLHVVDVGVSHGIQWPTLLDALSRRPGGAPALVRITVAGAAAPPGPFSAAPPGYDFSSHLLRYANSIDLNLRIDRADTLAPRSLSLARRETLVVCAQFRVGHGGPEDRTAFLRSVRELNPDLVVLGEVDGAGESDDRFPAEFGRRAELLWKFLDSTSAAFKGRDCAERRVVEGEAARVLEWGAAAAEGCERWRERMVGLGFREERFGEEAVEAGRALLRKYDGNWETRMAGAAVGLGWKGQRVSFCSLWKPHTRSQ, translated from the coding sequence ATGATCTTTGAGGAGGGACCAGACTTCAACCTCACAACCCACGACCACAACCTCCTAGATTGGTCGGAGGACTCCATCTCCTACATCCCTTCCTTCCTCGATGACCCCTACACCCTCCCCGATGCCATTGCCGGCTGCGAATGCTGGCCTCAGGACCAAGAAGAAGCCAACCTCATCCACAGTCCCCCGTCCACCACCCCCGTAGTCGCCCCTCCCACCACTAGCCCTCCATCGCTCCCCCAACCTGAATTCTCCAAGAAACGGAAGCTACCCACCAGTTCAACCACCCTCGACAAGGCGGCAGCTCACCAGAACCGGAGGAGGACGGTCGCTGACTCTGGCGACGAGGACGATGGGGTGTCTGAGGAAGACGGCGAGATCACCAGGAAGCAGGGGAatgggaggaagggagagaggaagGGGAATGGAGGGAATTCCGGCAGTGGGAATAAGGAGGTGAGATGGGCCGAGCATTTGCTTAACCCCTGCGCCACCGCCATCGAGGCGGCCAACCTCTCGAGGGTCTACCATTTATTATACGTTCTCCAGGAGCTCGCCTGCACCTCCGGCGATGCCAACCACCGCCTTGCCGCTTACGGCCTACGCGCCCTCACCCGCCACCTCTCCTCCGCCGGGatcgcggcggcggcggcgggcgtCCCCGGCCAGGGAGGTGGCCCAGCTGACGATTCCCCGTCCTTCGCTTCGACGGAGCCGAAGCTCTTCCGGTCGGCTCTCATCAAGTTCCACGAGGTCAGCCCCTGGTTCGCGCTCCCCAACTCCCTCGCCAACGCATCCATCCTCCAAGCCGTAACCCTAGATTCTTCCAACCAGCGGCCGCGGCCCCTCCACGTGGTGGACGTCGGCGTCTCCCACGGGATTCAGTGGCCAACACTCCTCGATGCGCTGAGTCGCCGCCCAGGCGGCGCCCCCGCCCTCGTCCGCATCACCGTCGCCGGCGCCGCCGCCCCGCCTGGGCCCTTCTCGGCGGCGCCGCCGGGGTACGACTTCTCCTCCCACCTCCTCCGCTACGCCAATTCCATCGACCTCAACCTCCGGATCGACCGCGCCGACACCCTCGCGCCACGTTCCCTGTCTCTCGCCCGCCGCGAGACCCTGGTGGTCTGCGCCCAGTTCCGGGTGGGCCACGGCGGGCCGGAAGACCGGACAGCGTTCCTCCGGTCGGTGAGGGAACTAAACCCCGACCTAGTGGTGCTGGGCGAGGTCGACGGCGCCGGCGAGAGCGATGACAGATTCCCGGCGGAGTTCGGAAGGAGGGCGGAGTTGTTGTGGAAGTTCCTGGACTCGACGAGCGCGGCGTTCAAGGGGAGGGACTGCGCGGAGCGGCGGGTGGTGGAAGGGGAGGCGGCGAGGGTTTTGGAgtggggggcggcggcggcagaGGGGTGTGAGAGGTGGCGGGAGAGGATGGTCGGGCTAGGGTTCCGGGAGGAACGGTTCGGGGAGGAGGCGGTGGAGGCGGGGCGGGCGCTGCTGAGGAAGTACGACGGCAACTGGGAGACGAGGATGGCGGGGGCAGCAGTGGGGCTCGGGTGGAAGGGCCAGCGCGTCTCCTTCTGTTCCCTGTGGAAGCCCCACACCAGAAGCCAGTGA